In Daucus carota subsp. sativus chromosome 4, DH1 v3.0, whole genome shotgun sequence, one DNA window encodes the following:
- the LOC108216084 gene encoding probable protein phosphatase 2C 58, with product MAGREILHKMKEKACFSIATPASPDTGKGKQKTSRHVTHGYHLVEGKSNHAMEDCLVSEMKELDDNQLGLFAIYDGHMGHSVAHYLQSYLFNNILREHDFWIDPVSAIRRAYHTTDKDILDQSKYLGKGGSTAVTAILVNGEKLVVANVGDSRAVISKKGVVKQLSIDHEPNKEKKTIESKGGFVSNLPGDVPRVDGQLAVARAFGDKSLKRHLSSEPDIIVEMIDVDTDFIILASDGLWKVMSNQEAVDSIRNIRDPKVAAKHLAEEARTRKSRDDISCIVVRFQ from the exons ATGGCGGGAAGAGAGATTCTTCACAAGATGAAG GAAAAAGCTTGCTTCTCCATAGCCACACCAGCAAGCCCAGACACCGGAAAAGGGAAGCAAAAAACGTCAAGGCATGTGACCCATGGGTATCACCTTGTAGAAGGAAAATCCAACCATGCTATGGAAGATTGTTTAGTTTCTGAAATGAAGGAATTGGATGATAATCAGTTGGGTTTATTCGCAATTTATGATGGTCACATGGGACATAGTGTTGCTCACTATTTGCAGTCATACTTGTTTAACAACATATTGAGAGAG CATGACTTTTGGATCGACCCAGTTAGCGCCATAAGAAGAGCTTATCATACTACTGATAAGGACATATTAGATCAATCGAAATATCTAGGAAAAGGCGGGTCAACTGCTGTTACAGCAATATTGGTAAACGGCGAAAAGCTTGTAGTTGCAAACGTTGGAGATTCAAGGGCTGTTATAAGTAAAAAAGGTGTGGTTAAACAGTTGTCAATAGACCATGAGCCAAACAAGGAGAAAAAGACGATTGAAAGCAAGGGTGGTTTTGTATCAAATCTTCCAG GTGATGTCCCTCGAGTTGATGGACAGCTGGCAGTAGCAAGGGCATTTGGGGATAAAAGCTTAAAGAGACATCTTAGTTCTGAACCAGATATTATAGTGGAGATGATAGATGTTGATACGGACTTCATCATATTGGCAAGTGACGGGTTGTGGAAG GTGATGTCAAACCAGGAAGCAGTTGATTCGATCAGAAACATACGGGACCCAAAGGTAGCTGCAAAGCATTTGGCCGAGGAGGCTCGTACTAGGAAAAGCAGGGATGATATTTCCTGCATTGTTGTAAGGTTTCAATAG
- the LOC108216457 gene encoding uncharacterized protein At3g17950: protein MLDPGNDFLPPPISPSISSPSSSDLDTESTGSFFPDRSTSLGTLMGVSAFPPIIFSTPSHRRNAAPPENNPGKSKKRNTKAAVESLLRRRRSWWGRLCSDQELRPSKLGEFLEVERRFGDGAIFSVDGVGMEVGGYDQGINANGRVLFADGRVLPPATTAGEECSPAANGGGGLCRFSVSLPGICS, encoded by the coding sequence ATGTTAGATCCCGGCAATGACTTCCTCCCCCCACCAATCTCCCCCAGCATCTCCTCCCCCTCTTCCTCCGATCTCGACACCGAGTCCACCGGCTCTTTCTTCCCCGACCGCAGCACCTCTCTCGGCACTCTGATGGGCGTCTCCGCCTTCCCTCCCATCATCTTCTCCACCCCTTCTCACCGCCGGAACGCCGCGCCGCCGGAGAACAACCCCGGCAAGTCGAAGAAGAGGAATACGAAAGCGGCTGTGGAGAGCCTCCTCAGGCGCCGGAGGAGCTGGTGGGGCCGCCTGTGCAGTGACCAGGAGCTCAGGCCGTCGAAGCTCGGCGAGTTTCTCGAGGTCGAGCGGCGGTTCGGCGACGGCGCGATTTTTTCGGTGGATGGGGTGGGGATGGAGGTGGGAGGCTATGATCAGGGGATTAATGCCAATGGGAGGGTTTTGTTTGCGGATGGGAGGGTGTTGCCGCCGGCTACGACGGCAGGAGAGGAGTGTTCGCCGGCGGCAAACGGTGGCGGTGGGTTGTGTAGATTCTCGGTTTCTTTGCCGGGGATTTGTAGTTAG